CGAAGCCCGGCCCTGCATTGGCGAAGAAGCCGGCCTGCAGTTGCGCGCAGGGATCACCGGCGGTGAGGTCGATGGTCTGGCAGGAGGTGGCGAAGCAGGTGTCCTGGGCCAGGGGGTCCCAGGTCCACACGGTCAGGCAGGCCTGGAAGACCGAGGGGCCGGGATAGGCGTGGTTCACGTTGGGGCCCCAGTCGACCGTTCCATCGCCGAAGTCCCATTGATAGCTCCAGGTGTTGTCGATCACCTGCGGCAGAAAGGCCACATAGGTGCCCAGGGCGCTGAACTGGAAATCGGCGACGAGGCTGTCACAGGGGTTGCTGGTCCCGGGCACGAGGACGGGCGCGCAGGTGCTGTCCACGCAGGTGATGACGCCGCCGCCGGGTTGTTGGAGGATGCTGATGGCGGTGAGGCAGACGGTGTAGGTTCCGGGCTGGGGGTAGGCGTGGAAGGGCTGCGGGTCGTTGGAGGTGCTGCCATCGCCGAAGTCCCAGACCCAGGAGGTGGAGAGACCGGTACCGGTGGTGGCGTTGGAGAACTGCACGAAGCCCGGCCCTGCATTGGCGAAGAAACCGGCCTGC
This Candidatus Hydrogenedentota bacterium DNA region includes the following protein-coding sequences:
- a CDS encoding PKD domain-containing protein → QAGFFANAGPGFVQFSNATTGTGLSTSWVWDFGDGSTSNDPQPFHAYPQPGTYTVCLTAISILQQPGGGVITCVDSTCAPVLVPGTSNPCDSLVADFQFSALGTYVAFLPQVIDNTWSYQWDFGDGTVDWGPNVNHAYPGPSVFQACLTVWTWDPLAQDTCFATSCQTIDLTAGDPCAQLQAGFFANAGPGF